One Cydia fagiglandana chromosome 5, ilCydFagi1.1, whole genome shotgun sequence genomic window, TGTGGTGAAATCGACGGTCACCCTATAAAACTCGGAGACAATGTTGATAAAACAGCTCTTCTATTAAGCCAAGTTGTGCCAAAGGAGCAAGCACTTAAACTTGCAGAAGGCTGTCATTGTGAATTAAATCCAAAATTATTTGGTGAATTACCATATGATCTTCCTGCTATAGATGATGCTACATTAGGAGTTTGGATAGATcccataggtatgtatatatttttttcattataccATGTTGCCGAGGTAATTTGAAGTTGTTCCATCTTCAATAGCACCTGCTGCATATTACCATTAAATATATAGACTTCCAGGCACTACTTAAAATAAggataaaataaacattacccCAATATAAGAGTTTTTAAAATGTATGCGGCACTTTGTAGGCACAATAAAATTGTGGCTCTTCAAGAGACCAAATTATTCACATTTAGTTCTTAGACCTCTGAAAACAACATTTGGGGCTCTTTGAGATTCCTAAAACTGATGATTTCTACTGCAGTTGACTCTTCTCAAGTTTGCTGACCCCTGACCTAGTTCTAAACACTTCAGTTATACATTTTCTTTGGTATTCAATCTTGTCCATTTGTTATAGATGCCACAGCGGAATTCATAGCCGGAGTGAAGAACAAACACACAGCGGACACTGAATCAGGGCTATCTTGTGTCACAGTTCTAATAGGGGCATTTGTGAAGTCTACGGGGGAACCAGTAATGGGGGTTATCAACCAACCATTTTATGATAAGTATGTTAATTACATAGACAAGATGAGATTATATTTTAAACTTAAAAGACATAAACTAGATGGAGTGGAGTTTCAtacttatattacaaattttataattgaTATTTGCAGTGGTAATGGGCGTATATTATGGGGTGCAAGCTACAGTGACTATGGCAGGTTGGGAGGATGTGAAACACCAATCTCTCACAATGACAACACTGTGCTTGTTAGCGGCGCTGAATCACCCGAGCTAGTGGAGAGATTCAGGTCCAGCGGGTGGGAGGTCAAACCAGCAAAGGGATGTGGTCATAAACTTCTAAAAGTTGCCTTGGGTGTGTAATGTTGTGATTTTTAATTTGCATGGACACCTTTATCTTTTTTCATATATTTCAACTAAATGGAGTTAAAATTAATGTCCGACTGAAGCAGAAGATTCAGGTTTTGAAAACTTTGGTCAGATAGTACTTAAAatctacatacctacttaagtagCTTTTACAATATTCCCATTTGTTCTATGGTCATTATAGAAAACAAAATAGAAGTCTTAGAGAAGAAAAATTCCGaagttttaataacattttaaatttattaaattcttgTTTTTAGGTGAAGCTGCTGCATATGTTGTGACAAAAGGAACAACATTCTATTGGGATACCTGTGCCCCACATGCTGTCATTAAAGCAAAAGGTGGGGACATACTCTCCTGTTCGGCTCTGACACCTGTTACTTATATGACTACCACAAATAATGAGAAGGCCCACTGCAACTCTGATGGTATAATTGCTTACAGTCAACAAAAAGTTCTGTATGGCCTCAAATTAGTATTTAACAAAACTTAAGAGTGACAAACTAACCATAAAATAGAATGCCTTAGGTATGATGTTATGAGTCATTTGTCTTTCCAATAATCAGAGAATTTATAAGAAATAAGGTGAATGATGTAAGGGAATAATGTTGTTCAATTAATTGTTAAACTTATGTAATCTTTTTATTAACATTGATCTCTTGTTATAGTATTTATGATGTGTAGTGTTGTGCATTGTGTGAATGAAAGTGAAAATCATTAAATTAGTTAGAAGATTATATTAATTAATCTAGTCACTAGAATCAGAACTTCTACttcttttctttttcttctttttgcTCTTTTTgactttttcctttttttccttGACTGGTTCCTGCAAGTAAATTTTAtggtaaatatttatgtaacatGTTCTTTTATTACAACATGCCAATTGACGACAAGAACAGATCTAAATTTTGGTAGATAATAGGTAGTGGCAATATGGATGTAGTTAGAAAGAGGGTCTCCTATATCAGT contains:
- the LOC134664400 gene encoding inositol polyphosphate 1-phosphatase; this translates as MANVLEALIYASERAACIARYCAASLSDENLVVTEKSGDEANSRFEHDFKTIADVLAQEAAKVEIGHHCQNLASSVWGEECGEIDGHPIKLGDNVDKTALLLSQVVPKEQALKLAEGCHCELNPKLFGELPYDLPAIDDATLGVWIDPIDATAEFIAGVKNKHTADTESGLSCVTVLIGAFVKSTGEPVMGVINQPFYDNGNGRILWGASYSDYGRLGGCETPISHNDNTVLVSGAESPELVERFRSSGWEVKPAKGCGHKLLKVALGEAAAYVVTKGTTFYWDTCAPHAVIKAKGGDILSCSALTPVTYMTTTNNEKAHCNSDGIIAYSQQKVLYGLKLVFNKT